The Lacipirellula parvula genome window below encodes:
- a CDS encoding N-acetylmuramoyl-L-alanine amidase, producing MEPLECRIALAADGLVDVGVQPDGGLEGKIVYLNAGHGNQAANTTNGAWSWQRPRLLNMIEDLGNQDQMSFLADYLFRAGATVVPMRPIGYQPNEVVLDNVDVGVTFSGAWSNSNSTIYFGEAGETPYKYASTSATETAVATYRPTITVAGYYPVYAWTRSGSDRAADQLYRVNHSGGSTEVTVNHRMVGNGMIYLGTYYFEAGTAGSVEISNRSSESGRVVIADMIRFGNGMGDTDQGAGVSGRSREDELSLYWIKWQVDHSQGVPLSSYRSSSTNVDGEANVGASPRYAAYMNREQEGTLADRLLISYHSNAGGGRGVTVLHNTASGGATPNQLQLAQILGTEINGDLVAQNGQFEHAWYNRGSDITYQADFNYGELNDGWINGEFDATIIEIAFHDNQLDAELLRDARVRDAAAKASYHGIVKYFRSVDGNSTPLTMLPGKVTQVRTEGTVAGSVKITWTPPASNSYNGDAPTGYRIYGSTNCYGFDGGTYVVGGATTSFVMTGLDAAAGPYYFKVVAVNAGGEGAGSEVVAATPVASAKKVLIVNGFDRLDRNMNPIQTAAGGPVERVRPLQSNSYDYAVQLASAIRANAPNLQIDATSNEYVSSGAINLSDYEAVFWILGEESTTTRTFDALEQTKVSAYLSSGGMLFLSGSEIGWDLEAQGGGASFYNNVLKADYVADDAATYSVTGAAGSIFAGLSATFDNGAQTYNVDYPDRIAPLGGAAAALNYATGGAAAIQYTDGASGSQIVMLAFPFETITSPAMRNSVMQRVVDYFNLLAPPTPVADFNSDGMVDGVDFLAWQRGFGKTDAAMQDGDADFDGTVGGSDLDVWKAQFGGSPPSPLVASVAAISAEEGDALSPVPESSQMPAHQSASLDGLAGIPSLRTASESPRRRTASQDARWSEASGSSKSMLTDAAVTTLEGRKKPLPEIELASGNAVDNAARTAIFEKLGGSPLESALAR from the coding sequence ATGGAACCGCTTGAGTGCCGTATTGCCCTCGCAGCAGATGGGCTAGTCGACGTCGGCGTGCAACCAGACGGCGGCCTTGAGGGCAAAATCGTCTACCTCAACGCAGGCCACGGCAATCAGGCGGCCAACACAACCAACGGCGCCTGGTCTTGGCAACGACCGCGGTTGCTCAACATGATTGAGGATCTCGGCAATCAGGATCAAATGTCGTTCCTGGCCGACTACCTGTTCCGCGCCGGCGCGACGGTCGTCCCCATGCGCCCCATTGGATACCAGCCGAACGAAGTCGTGCTCGACAACGTCGACGTCGGCGTCACGTTCTCGGGCGCTTGGTCGAACAGCAACTCGACGATTTATTTCGGCGAGGCAGGCGAGACGCCCTACAAATACGCTTCGACTTCGGCGACCGAGACCGCCGTCGCCACCTATCGGCCGACCATCACCGTCGCCGGCTACTACCCCGTCTATGCCTGGACCCGCTCCGGCTCCGATCGAGCGGCCGACCAGCTTTACCGCGTGAACCATTCAGGCGGCAGCACCGAGGTCACGGTTAACCACCGGATGGTCGGCAACGGCATGATCTATCTCGGCACCTACTACTTCGAAGCGGGGACGGCCGGCTCGGTTGAAATCAGCAATCGTTCGAGCGAGTCAGGCCGCGTCGTCATCGCCGATATGATTCGCTTCGGCAACGGCATGGGCGACACCGACCAAGGCGCCGGCGTCTCGGGACGCAGTCGCGAGGACGAACTCTCGCTCTACTGGATCAAGTGGCAAGTCGACCATTCGCAGGGCGTGCCCCTCAGTTCCTACCGATCGTCAAGCACGAACGTCGACGGCGAGGCCAACGTCGGCGCCAGCCCCCGTTACGCGGCGTATATGAACCGCGAGCAGGAAGGGACGCTCGCCGACCGTTTGTTGATCAGCTACCACAGCAATGCCGGCGGCGGTCGCGGCGTCACCGTGCTCCACAATACTGCGTCGGGGGGAGCCACGCCCAATCAACTCCAACTCGCGCAGATCTTGGGCACTGAAATCAACGGCGACCTGGTCGCGCAAAACGGTCAATTCGAGCACGCCTGGTACAACCGCGGCTCCGACATTACCTATCAAGCTGATTTCAACTACGGCGAGTTAAACGACGGCTGGATTAACGGCGAGTTCGACGCCACGATCATCGAAATCGCGTTCCACGACAACCAACTCGATGCCGAGTTGCTGCGCGACGCGCGCGTCCGCGACGCCGCCGCGAAGGCCAGCTACCACGGGATCGTGAAGTATTTCCGCTCTGTGGACGGCAATTCGACGCCGCTCACGATGTTGCCGGGGAAAGTCACTCAAGTTCGCACCGAAGGAACGGTCGCCGGCTCCGTGAAAATCACCTGGACGCCGCCAGCGTCCAACTCCTACAACGGTGACGCGCCGACAGGTTATCGAATTTATGGCTCCACCAACTGCTACGGCTTCGACGGCGGAACCTACGTCGTTGGCGGGGCGACGACCAGCTTTGTGATGACGGGACTCGATGCGGCTGCCGGCCCTTACTACTTCAAGGTCGTCGCGGTCAACGCGGGGGGCGAAGGAGCCGGGTCTGAAGTCGTCGCCGCGACGCCGGTTGCCTCCGCCAAGAAAGTGCTCATCGTCAACGGATTCGACCGCCTCGATCGCAACATGAACCCGATCCAGACAGCAGCGGGCGGTCCGGTCGAACGAGTCCGCCCTCTACAAAGCAATTCGTACGACTACGCGGTGCAGCTTGCCTCCGCGATCAGAGCGAATGCTCCGAATCTGCAAATCGACGCCACGTCGAATGAGTACGTTTCCTCAGGCGCAATCAATCTCTCCGACTACGAAGCCGTCTTTTGGATTCTCGGTGAGGAATCTACGACCACGCGCACGTTCGACGCCCTTGAGCAGACGAAAGTCTCCGCCTACCTCTCAAGCGGCGGCATGCTGTTCTTATCCGGCTCAGAGATCGGTTGGGATCTGGAAGCGCAAGGCGGCGGCGCTTCGTTCTACAACAACGTCTTGAAAGCCGACTACGTCGCCGACGATGCAGCCACCTATAGCGTCACTGGCGCGGCTGGTTCGATTTTCGCGGGTCTCTCGGCGACCTTCGACAACGGCGCGCAAACCTACAACGTCGACTACCCCGATCGTATCGCGCCGCTCGGCGGCGCTGCCGCGGCGCTCAACTACGCGACGGGCGGCGCGGCTGCCATTCAATACACCGATGGCGCCTCCGGCTCGCAAATCGTGATGCTGGCGTTCCCCTTCGAAACCATCACCTCCCCAGCCATGCGTAACTCGGTGATGCAACGGGTAGTTGATTATTTCAACCTGCTCGCCCCGCCGACGCCCGTCGCCGACTTCAACAGCGACGGGATGGTCGACGGAGTCGACTTCCTGGCCTGGCAACGCGGCTTCGGCAAAACTGACGCCGCCATGCAGGATGGCGATGCCGATTTCGACGGCACCGTTGGAGGGAGCGATCTGGATGTTTGGAAAGCTCAATTCGGGGGCAGCCCGCCATCGCCCCTGGTCGCTTCCGTTGCTGCGATCAGTGCAGAAGAGGGAGACGCTCTCTCGCCAGTGCCGGAATCTTCTCAAATGCCTGCCCATCAATCCGCTAGCCTCGATGGTCTCGCGGGTATTCCCAGTTTGAGGACAGCCAGCGAATCTCCACGGCGTCGGACGGCTTCGCAAGACGCCCGTTGGTCGGAAGCTTCCGGATCCTCCAAATCGATGCTAACTGACGCTGCCGTAACAACGCTGGAAGGCCGCAAGAAGCCTTTGCCCGAGATAGAACTCGCCTCCGGAAACGCGGTCGATAATGCAGCCCGTACAGCGATCTTTGAAAAATTGGGGGGCAGCCCGCTTGAGTCGGCGCTCGCGCGATAG
- a CDS encoding PEP-CTERM sorting domain-containing protein, which yields MTLRNLALAGALCALAGASAQAATLYSENFDVNVTPNWTVNSNGAGTNAANFFYDYSAMGIPSAPNSGGSTVGMKLQANISGTGPASGIIPGISASPTGQSFSGDYKLQFDWWQNWIGGTTGGIGNTAGGSGSTQLSTYGIMSSGTVSNYAGAADSVFFGATGDGASAADFRAYSPAKTTGYIVGDAAATYAAASTNSSAALYQTLFPAGATVPAAQNTAFPTTQFGTSVAGAAGFRWHNVVIEKVGAIVTWTIDGTLVATVNTTGITTGGNNILFGMADTSLGAGTPAATFAAVDFTLIDNVRVTNNVPEPASLALVGLAGLGLAAARRRRA from the coding sequence ATGACTCTGAGGAATTTGGCGTTAGCCGGTGCGCTCTGCGCCCTGGCCGGCGCGTCCGCGCAAGCGGCGACGCTGTATAGCGAAAATTTCGACGTCAATGTGACGCCCAACTGGACCGTCAACAGCAACGGCGCGGGAACGAACGCGGCTAACTTCTTCTACGACTACAGCGCCATGGGAATTCCCTCGGCGCCGAACTCGGGCGGAAGCACCGTGGGCATGAAGCTGCAGGCCAACATCAGCGGGACAGGCCCGGCCAGCGGGATCATCCCGGGAATTAGCGCATCGCCGACGGGGCAATCGTTCTCCGGCGATTACAAGTTGCAGTTTGATTGGTGGCAAAACTGGATCGGCGGGACTACGGGCGGCATCGGTAACACCGCTGGCGGTTCGGGTTCGACTCAGCTGTCAACCTATGGCATCATGTCGTCGGGCACGGTTTCCAACTATGCCGGCGCCGCCGACAGCGTCTTCTTCGGCGCGACGGGCGACGGAGCTTCCGCCGCGGACTTCCGTGCTTACTCTCCGGCGAAGACGACTGGTTACATCGTTGGCGACGCCGCGGCCACCTACGCTGCCGCCAGCACGAACAGCAGCGCCGCCCTCTACCAAACGCTCTTCCCAGCCGGCGCCACGGTGCCGGCCGCTCAGAACACCGCTTTCCCGACGACGCAGTTCGGAACTTCGGTGGCGGGAGCCGCTGGTTTCCGTTGGCACAACGTCGTCATCGAGAAAGTCGGCGCCATCGTCACCTGGACGATCGACGGCACGCTCGTGGCAACCGTCAACACCACGGGAATCACAACCGGCGGGAATAACATCCTGTTCGGCATGGCCGACACGAGCCTCGGCGCCGGCACCCCGGCGGCGACGTTCGCCGCGGTTGACTTCACGTTGATCGACAACGTGCGGGTCACCAACAACGTTCCGGAACCGGCTTCCCTCGCGTTGGTCGGTCTCGCAGGTTTGGGCTTGGCTGCCGCTCGTCGGCGTCGCGCCTAA
- a CDS encoding DUF1559 domain-containing protein, whose translation MAGSWALALELVRSKQVMTFLGIQSGRRASHSRRNAGFTLVELLVVIAIIGVLVALLLPAVQAAREAARRSQCQNNLKQMGLAWINHESAQKFLPSGGWGSQWSADPNRGFGKRQPGSWLYSMLPFMEQQQLYQLGKGTTIGTTQFQDASRQLHTTPVGAFMCPSRRPARLYLAQMGGLSGSFSFLAAIGQGEGVVKTDYAASSGDSTYTAAYDAEQLTQPGDYANAEVAGRNGSPLGGGINRCDDSADGFFQTGVSHFASEIKLKRIEDGTSNTYMVGEKWVGADQYEGTAATSGPNFSFGENQSAYTGWEWDQHRGAAKATATAAVAELRQPTQDQGGVGGNNPEVKFGSAHAGGFNMVFCDGSVHNLSYDIDYKTHGYLANRLDGQAVTAP comes from the coding sequence GTGGCGGGCAGTTGGGCGTTGGCGTTGGAACTGGTTAGGAGCAAACAAGTAATGACTTTCCTGGGCATTCAATCTGGCCGTCGGGCGTCGCACTCGCGTCGTAACGCTGGCTTTACGCTGGTCGAGTTGCTGGTGGTGATCGCCATCATTGGCGTCCTCGTCGCACTGCTGTTACCAGCCGTCCAGGCGGCTCGTGAAGCGGCTCGGCGGTCCCAATGTCAGAACAATCTCAAACAAATGGGATTGGCTTGGATCAATCACGAAAGCGCTCAAAAGTTCCTGCCGAGCGGTGGCTGGGGATCGCAATGGTCCGCAGATCCAAACCGTGGGTTCGGCAAGCGGCAGCCCGGATCTTGGCTCTACAGTATGTTGCCATTTATGGAACAACAGCAGCTGTACCAACTTGGCAAGGGAACGACGATTGGCACTACTCAGTTTCAGGATGCTAGCCGGCAACTTCATACGACTCCGGTCGGCGCATTTATGTGCCCGTCACGCCGACCAGCACGGTTATACCTGGCGCAAATGGGCGGCTTAAGCGGCTCTTTCTCGTTTTTGGCTGCGATTGGCCAAGGAGAAGGAGTTGTCAAAACGGACTACGCCGCCAGCAGCGGCGACAGCACCTACACCGCGGCGTATGATGCCGAGCAACTCACGCAGCCCGGCGACTATGCGAACGCCGAAGTGGCTGGACGGAATGGAAGTCCTTTAGGGGGCGGCATCAACCGGTGCGACGACTCCGCTGACGGCTTTTTCCAAACCGGGGTTAGTCACTTTGCCAGCGAAATTAAATTGAAGCGAATTGAGGACGGAACCAGCAACACCTACATGGTCGGTGAAAAGTGGGTTGGCGCCGACCAATACGAAGGTACCGCTGCCACTTCCGGCCCCAACTTCAGCTTCGGCGAGAACCAAAGCGCCTATACTGGTTGGGAATGGGATCAACATCGCGGCGCCGCAAAAGCTACTGCCACAGCGGCTGTTGCGGAATTACGTCAGCCCACGCAAGATCAAGGCGGCGTTGGCGGCAACAATCCGGAAGTAAAATTCGGAAGTGCTCACGCCGGCGGTTTCAATATGGTTTTCTGCGATGGTTCCGTCCACAACCTCTCTTACGACATTGACTACAAGACGCATGGTTACTTGGCCAACCGGCTGGACGGTCAGGCTGTGACGGCTCCGTAG
- a CDS encoding CocE/NonD family hydrolase: MPVLLLIVASLFHELSAPAAPPALPKPAVEYVKSEAMIPMRDGVKLYTQIYAPKDQQQEELPILFLRTPYGVTNPDGEFTTHFATTFRELAPQRYIIAVQDARGRHKSEGKFIWNRPVTHRNDPQSVDESTDAYDSIDWLVNNVAHNNGRVGMLGVSYPGWYVAMALVDPHPALKAASPQASPSDYFMGDDFFHNGAFRLCPSAELPYLFDFDPKTNAKFPYDQVDVYEFFLDLGPLSQMNERYMKNASPTWNSFMAHSTYDEFWEAGCTLPQLTEVAVPTLNVVGWWDAENLGGALDLYARLETLDKRDLNRIVVGPWFHGQWSRGPGDRLGEYEFGGDLTAHYQQKFEAPFFARWLKDSPAEELPEATMFQTGSNVWKTYDAWPPRKGVVAKELFLHADGELDWDRPVASDHEFAAFVSDPTKPVPYSKRPIQGFWQGLKDSRDPRFDRAGRLWKVEDQRFVADRPDVLSFVTQPLTEDVELTGAIVAKLFAATTGTDADWVVKLIDVYPEEYPDRPEMGGYQLMVADDVLRGKFRHSMKRPEPLTPGKVEEFTIDLRTRNHLFRAGHRIMVQIQSSWFPLIDRNPQTFVDIPRAKAEDYRAAEQRIYYSPEHPSRIEFTAAEADASGN, encoded by the coding sequence ATGCCTGTGTTGCTGCTGATTGTCGCTTCACTATTCCACGAACTGAGCGCGCCGGCCGCTCCGCCGGCGCTGCCGAAGCCAGCCGTCGAGTATGTAAAATCGGAAGCCATGATTCCGATGCGCGACGGCGTGAAGCTCTACACGCAGATCTACGCGCCCAAAGATCAGCAGCAGGAGGAACTGCCGATTCTGTTCCTCCGCACGCCCTACGGCGTGACGAATCCCGACGGCGAGTTCACGACGCATTTCGCCACGACGTTCCGCGAACTCGCGCCGCAGCGCTATATCATCGCCGTACAGGATGCCCGCGGGCGGCATAAATCCGAAGGAAAATTTATCTGGAACCGCCCCGTCACGCATCGTAACGATCCGCAGAGCGTCGACGAATCAACCGACGCGTACGATTCGATCGACTGGCTCGTGAACAACGTGGCGCACAACAACGGCCGCGTCGGTATGCTCGGCGTTTCGTATCCCGGATGGTACGTGGCGATGGCGCTTGTCGACCCGCATCCTGCGCTCAAAGCCGCTAGCCCGCAGGCTTCGCCGAGCGACTACTTCATGGGGGACGACTTCTTCCACAACGGCGCCTTTCGCCTCTGCCCTAGCGCGGAGCTCCCCTACCTCTTCGACTTCGATCCGAAGACGAACGCCAAGTTCCCGTACGATCAGGTCGACGTCTACGAGTTCTTTCTCGATCTCGGTCCGCTGAGCCAGATGAACGAGCGGTACATGAAGAATGCGTCGCCGACATGGAATAGCTTCATGGCTCACTCGACGTACGACGAGTTTTGGGAAGCGGGCTGCACGCTCCCGCAGCTGACGGAGGTCGCGGTGCCGACGCTCAACGTCGTTGGCTGGTGGGATGCGGAGAATCTCGGCGGGGCGCTCGACCTCTACGCTCGGCTGGAAACTCTCGACAAACGCGACCTGAACCGCATCGTCGTCGGTCCTTGGTTTCACGGCCAATGGTCGCGCGGCCCGGGCGATCGCCTCGGCGAGTACGAGTTTGGCGGCGACTTGACGGCGCATTATCAGCAGAAGTTCGAGGCGCCCTTCTTCGCCCGCTGGTTGAAAGATTCACCAGCGGAGGAACTTCCCGAAGCGACGATGTTCCAAACTGGCTCGAATGTCTGGAAGACCTACGACGCCTGGCCGCCGCGCAAAGGCGTCGTTGCGAAAGAGCTGTTCCTCCATGCCGACGGCGAGCTCGATTGGGATCGGCCCGTTGCGAGCGATCATGAATTCGCCGCGTTCGTCTCCGATCCCACCAAGCCGGTCCCCTATTCGAAGCGACCGATCCAGGGTTTTTGGCAAGGCTTGAAGGATAGCCGCGATCCCCGCTTCGATCGGGCCGGTCGGCTGTGGAAAGTGGAAGATCAGCGGTTCGTCGCCGATCGTCCCGACGTGCTGAGTTTCGTCACCCAGCCGCTAACTGAAGACGTGGAACTTACCGGCGCAATCGTCGCCAAACTGTTCGCAGCGACGACCGGAACCGACGCCGATTGGGTGGTGAAGCTGATCGACGTTTACCCTGAGGAGTATCCGGACCGGCCGGAGATGGGAGGCTACCAGCTGATGGTCGCCGACGACGTGCTGCGCGGTAAGTTTCGCCACAGTATGAAACGCCCCGAGCCGCTCACTCCGGGGAAAGTCGAAGAATTTACGATCGATCTGCGGACCCGCAACCACCTGTTCCGGGCTGGGCATCGGATCATGGTCCAGATCCAAAGCAGCTGGTTCCCGCTCATCGACCGCAATCCGCAGACGTTTGTCGATATCCCCCGGGCGAAGGCCGAGGATTACCGGGCGGCCGAGCAGCGGATCTACTACTCGCCGGAGCACCCGTCGCGGATTGAGTTCACCGCCGCCGAGGCGGACGCCAGCGGCAATTGA
- a CDS encoding serine/threonine-protein kinase yields MDHDSAHEPLGADGDFPDSLESDVTVIGSASSVTPQVFPLGLTTRELSHALRGEMLGHFLLQDFIGGGGMGVVFKALDTTLDRIVAVKVVAPRQVGDEDLQRRFLVEAQSTARLDHPNIARVHYIGRDRGLPYIVFEYIDGENIRDVVSQRGPLPVAEAISYVYQIAHALAHAWQREVVHRDIKPSNILVTIDGQAKLVDMGLARLRQINDETEQELTATGITLGTFDYISPEQARDPRLADTRSDVYSLGCTLFYMLAGQAPFAQGTALQKLLQHQSDRPPDLRSFRSDIPDSVSRVVRRMLAKAPGDRHQTPIDLIAELAEILESLNAPLPFAATTLPWTMPPRTAPRWRRHALWAVPLAALLLFGLIADRAGRSSVTPVSFPELRSAPVVTFDESATGTAAEATATEPLPTAASVLQPPGEAANGPVVLDPIRSTALSAATPIESTPAFSFEQPWQAGRTLWDIVSDWPGSEAPPPSIAGESPALSTSSVSASKAAVESTPAPPATLPTAVPTATADEAVKP; encoded by the coding sequence ATGGACCACGACTCAGCCCACGAGCCGCTTGGCGCCGACGGCGATTTCCCCGACTCGCTGGAAAGCGACGTTACCGTCATCGGCTCGGCGTCGTCGGTGACGCCGCAAGTCTTTCCGTTGGGGCTGACCACGCGCGAACTGTCGCACGCCCTGCGCGGTGAGATGCTGGGCCATTTCCTGCTGCAAGATTTCATCGGCGGCGGCGGCATGGGAGTGGTGTTCAAAGCCCTCGACACCACGCTCGATCGCATCGTTGCGGTGAAGGTCGTCGCTCCGCGGCAAGTCGGCGACGAAGATTTGCAGCGCCGCTTTCTCGTTGAAGCACAATCGACGGCGCGGCTCGACCACCCTAACATCGCTCGCGTCCATTACATCGGCCGCGACCGCGGGCTGCCGTACATCGTCTTCGAATATATCGACGGCGAAAACATTCGCGACGTCGTTTCGCAGCGCGGCCCGCTGCCGGTGGCGGAGGCGATCAGCTACGTCTATCAGATCGCCCATGCGCTCGCCCACGCCTGGCAGCGCGAGGTGGTTCACCGCGACATCAAACCGTCGAATATCTTGGTGACGATCGACGGTCAGGCGAAGCTCGTCGATATGGGCCTCGCCCGGCTGCGGCAAATCAACGACGAAACGGAACAAGAGCTTACTGCCACCGGCATCACGCTCGGCACCTTTGATTATATTTCGCCTGAGCAGGCCCGCGATCCGCGGTTGGCCGACACACGCAGCGACGTTTATTCGCTTGGCTGCACATTGTTCTACATGCTGGCTGGCCAGGCGCCGTTCGCGCAGGGGACGGCGCTGCAAAAATTGCTGCAGCACCAGAGTGATCGGCCGCCTGACTTGCGCAGCTTCCGTTCGGATATTCCCGACTCGGTGTCGCGCGTCGTACGGCGGATGCTCGCCAAGGCGCCGGGGGATCGGCATCAAACACCGATCGATTTAATTGCGGAACTCGCAGAGATTTTGGAGAGCTTGAACGCCCCCCTTCCCTTCGCGGCGACAACGCTGCCGTGGACCATGCCGCCGCGGACGGCGCCTCGTTGGCGGAGGCACGCGTTGTGGGCCGTTCCGCTGGCTGCACTTCTGCTGTTCGGACTTATCGCCGATCGCGCGGGCCGTAGCAGTGTGACGCCGGTGAGTTTCCCAGAACTGCGGAGTGCGCCTGTAGTGACGTTCGACGAGTCGGCGACAGGTACTGCCGCTGAAGCGACCGCGACGGAGCCATTGCCAACGGCGGCCTCGGTGCTGCAGCCCCCCGGCGAGGCAGCGAATGGTCCCGTGGTCCTCGACCCGATTCGATCGACGGCGTTATCGGCGGCGACGCCAATCGAGTCGACGCCCGCCTTCTCGTTTGAGCAGCCTTGGCAAGCCGGCCGCACGTTGTGGGATATCGTTTCGGACTGGCCAGGTTCCGAGGCGCCGCCTCCGTCGATCGCAGGCGAGTCGCCGGCGCTCTCCACGTCCTCCGTCAGTGCGTCGAAAGCGGCGGTTGAGTCGACGCCTGCTCCACCGGCAACGCTCCCTACCGCAGTGCCAACCGCGACGGCCGACGAAGCCGTAAAGCCCTAG
- a CDS encoding pectate lyase family protein, translated as MKLVLVAIACILIVNATLSAHAAYPKVPKEVQEEANAKLIALRQRSDEIWKAAQPTIEEWAAKGKPYIPWAAKPEDLPQANIPAFPGAQGGGMYSFGGRSGKVYVVTNLNDSGPGSFRGALEAAGPRIVVFNVAGVVKLNERIIVRAPYITIDGSSAPGDGVCIAGDTVELETHDVIIRHMRFRRGSTWVGDRNDSIGGNPIGNIMIDHVSASWGLDENMSMYRHMYQPPDGSKELKLPTVNISIQNSIFSECLDTYEHSFGSTLGGYNSTFHHNLWACNTGRNSSVGMIYDFTFANNVVYNWRHRTVDGGDHRSYYNVINNYFKPGPATPREEEISYRILKPESRRSPHFNADFGRAYVAGNIVEGNDAVTADNWAGGVQVDLADGFEPDIVLPQVRINKPYPGSFLEIESAQDAFEHVLANSGATKPRRDAVDERIAKMVRTGTVTYAAGQGVITDVKQVGGYPDYQGEPYADADADGMPDEWERRHRLNPNDATDASADANGDGYTNIEDFLNGLDPNAPKQAWPAPRTYVDLFWNIP; from the coding sequence ATGAAGCTCGTTCTCGTCGCCATCGCTTGTATTCTCATCGTGAACGCCACGCTCTCGGCGCACGCCGCGTACCCTAAAGTGCCTAAGGAAGTTCAGGAAGAAGCGAACGCCAAGCTCATCGCCCTGCGGCAACGTTCCGACGAGATTTGGAAAGCAGCTCAACCAACGATTGAAGAGTGGGCCGCCAAAGGCAAGCCGTACATTCCTTGGGCCGCTAAGCCAGAGGATTTGCCGCAGGCGAATATTCCCGCGTTTCCCGGCGCGCAGGGAGGCGGCATGTACAGCTTCGGCGGTCGCAGCGGGAAGGTGTACGTCGTCACGAATCTCAATGACAGCGGGCCCGGCAGCTTTCGCGGAGCGCTCGAAGCGGCCGGACCGCGGATCGTCGTCTTCAACGTCGCCGGCGTCGTCAAGCTCAACGAGCGGATCATCGTGCGTGCGCCGTATATCACTATCGACGGCAGCAGCGCTCCGGGCGACGGCGTTTGCATCGCCGGCGATACGGTCGAACTTGAAACGCACGACGTGATTATCCGCCATATGCGGTTTCGCCGCGGTTCGACCTGGGTCGGCGATCGCAACGATTCGATCGGCGGCAACCCGATCGGCAACATCATGATCGACCATGTCTCGGCGAGTTGGGGGCTCGACGAAAATATGTCGATGTATCGCCACATGTACCAGCCGCCAGACGGCTCGAAGGAACTGAAGCTGCCGACGGTCAACATCAGCATTCAAAACTCGATCTTCAGCGAATGCCTCGACACCTACGAGCATTCGTTCGGCAGCACGCTCGGCGGGTACAACAGCACGTTTCACCACAACCTGTGGGCGTGCAACACGGGCCGCAATTCGAGCGTGGGGATGATCTACGACTTCACGTTCGCGAACAACGTCGTCTACAACTGGCGGCATCGCACGGTCGACGGCGGCGACCACCGCAGCTACTACAACGTCATCAACAACTATTTCAAACCGGGGCCGGCGACGCCGCGCGAGGAGGAGATTTCCTATCGCATTCTCAAGCCCGAGTCGCGCCGCAGTCCTCACTTCAACGCTGACTTCGGTCGGGCCTACGTTGCGGGCAACATCGTCGAAGGGAACGACGCCGTCACGGCCGACAACTGGGCCGGCGGCGTGCAGGTCGATCTGGCCGATGGCTTTGAGCCCGATATCGTGTTGCCGCAGGTGCGGATCAACAAACCTTACCCGGGCTCGTTTCTAGAAATCGAGTCGGCGCAAGACGCCTTCGAGCATGTGCTCGCGAACTCCGGCGCGACCAAGCCGCGACGCGACGCCGTCGACGAACGGATCGCGAAGATGGTGCGCACGGGCACGGTGACGTACGCGGCGGGCCAAGGAGTTATCACCGACGTGAAGCAGGTCGGCGGCTATCCCGACTACCAGGGCGAGCCGTACGCCGACGCCGATGCCGACGGCATGCCGGACGAGTGGGAGCGCCGGCACCGCCTCAATCCGAACGACGCAACCGACGCGAGCGCCGACGCCAACGGCGATGGTTACACGAACATCGAGGATTTTCTTAACGGCCTCGATCCGAATGCTCCGAAGCAAGCGTGGCCGGCGCCGCGGACGTACGTCGATTTGTTCTGGAACATTCCATGA
- a CDS encoding DUF3826 domain-containing protein, which yields MLTSFRHVAAAACAALAVGSLMQTAAAHEAAVDAHLQALSERAAKIVAVLKLDDAEQVERVRDLIAQQYQSLGQLYDAGGAEATELNALHRRFLARLGAELSPQQVDAVKDGMTYGVAPLTLNAYQELLPQLTADQRREIHAQLLEAREYAMDAGSSDAKHAIFGKYKGRINNYLSQAGYDLKQAEKDRTAR from the coding sequence ATGCTCACTTCATTTCGCCACGTGGCGGCGGCTGCTTGCGCGGCGTTAGCAGTTGGTAGTCTCATGCAAACGGCGGCGGCTCACGAAGCCGCTGTGGATGCTCACCTGCAGGCGCTCAGCGAGCGCGCGGCCAAGATCGTTGCCGTGCTCAAGCTAGACGATGCCGAGCAGGTGGAGCGAGTGCGAGATCTCATCGCACAGCAATATCAGTCGTTAGGTCAGCTTTACGATGCGGGCGGCGCGGAAGCGACGGAGCTCAACGCTCTCCATCGCCGCTTCCTCGCGCGGCTTGGCGCCGAGCTTTCGCCGCAGCAAGTCGATGCGGTGAAGGATGGAATGACCTACGGCGTGGCGCCGCTCACGCTCAATGCGTACCAAGAGCTACTGCCGCAGCTGACCGCCGATCAGCGCCGAGAGATTCATGCGCAGCTCCTCGAAGCCCGCGAGTATGCGATGGACGCCGGTTCGTCCGACGCGAAGCATGCCATATTCGGGAAGTATAAGGGGCGGATCAACAACTATCTGTCGCAAGCGGGATACGATCTCAAGCAAGCCGAGAAAGATCGCACCGCCCGCTAA